The following nucleotide sequence is from Vibrio sp. VB16.
TCCGCTACAAAGTTAGAGATCCATGGTTGAGCTACCTCTTTAGGGTGAAGCCCATCCTCTTTCATCCACTCTTCTTTCAAGATTATTTGTTCTAAAAAGAAAGGCAGTAATGGGATTTGATATTCATCCGCTAGATTTGGATAAATATCGGCGAATGCTTGACTGTACCTTTGTCCGTAATTTGGAGGGACCTGAATCTGCATTAAAGCAACGTTTGCGGATGCTTGTTGGCTCATAGAAATAATCTGTTGCAAATTTTTTGTCACTATACGTGGATGAAATCCTCTAAGCCCGTCATTGGCACCTAATTCAATCAATACCCAACTTGGCTTATGCCGTTCTAATAGAGCCGGTAGACGATCAAGGCCATTACCTGTTGTATCACCCGAAATGCTTGCATTCACGACGGTGTACTCAAAACCTCTTTCTTTGAGGTCTGAAGAAAGTTTGAGTGGCCAACTGTTCTCTATTGGCATTTGATAACCAGCACTTAAACTATCACCTAGTATTAAAATTGTGGTACTACTTGCAGTACAAGAAAAAATAAGAAAAACAAAGGATATAAATCTAGTCATGCCAAATTCCATTATTAAAGCTGAATCGCTCACGAAATTAGTCTCTACTAAACAAGAGCATTTAACAATCCTTGAAGACGTAAATTTAGAGATTAATGAAGGTGAGTGTGTGGCTATTGTTGGTACTTCAGGTGCTGGCAAGTCGACATTAATGACGTTATTAGCGGGTTTAGACGTACCAACAAGCGGTGATGTGCATCTTATGGGTCATGCATTATCCGGTTTGGATGAAGAGAAAAGAGCCGCCATTCGAAGTGATTCGGTGGGGTTTGTATTTCAGAGTTTCCTGCTCATACCCAGTCTGACTGCGATAGAAAACGTGACATTGCCTTGCCTGCTTAAGGGTGAGGACGAAGACAGAACAAGAGCACAAGAGCTGTTGGATTCTGTGGGGTTAAGCAATCGAATCGATCATCTGCCTTCTCAGCTGTCGGGTGGGGAACAACAGCGTGTTGCGTTAGCTCGTGCCTTTATGATCAAACCCAAGGTGCTTTTTGCTGATGAACCAACCGGTAACTTGGACCAACACACGGCAGAAAAAATTATAGAGATATTGTTTGAGCTAAATCAGAAGCACGGTACGACACTTGTTTTAGTCACGCATGACCCCGATTTGGCTGCGCGATGTGATAAAACGTTTCATATGCAAGCTGGCAAATTGGAGAAATAACCATGGATAACCAAACCGGTGTTTCTCTTAACCGACGCCTATTTAAGTGGAGTTTGGAAGAAATACGCCATGGGCAGTTATGGCCTATATCTATTGCATTGACGTTAATTATTGCGTGTGTTTTTGCATTGTCAGCGCTTGCTGAGCGAATGGAACAGGTACTGGTTAAGCAGGGTAAAGATGCTTTGACGGCTGACTTGGTTTATTCATCTTCTAATCCAATACCGCCGCTTTTACTTGACACTATTTACGCCCAAAAAGAGCTCAGTGAATCTAAGCTTACTCGGTTTTCTACCATGGCGTTTAGTGAAGAACAGATGCAATTGGTCACGGTAAAAGCGGTCGATTCGAACTACCCTTTACGGGGTGA
It contains:
- a CDS encoding arylesterase, which translates into the protein MTRFISFVFLIFSCTASSTTILILGDSLSAGYQMPIENSWPLKLSSDLKERGFEYTVVNASISGDTTGNGLDRLPALLERHKPSWVLIELGANDGLRGFHPRIVTKNLQQIISMSQQASANVALMQIQVPPNYGQRYSQAFADIYPNLADEYQIPLLPFFLEQIILKEEWMKEDGLHPKEVAQPWISNFVADNLALYLD
- a CDS encoding ABC transporter ATP-binding protein, whose product is MPNSIIKAESLTKLVSTKQEHLTILEDVNLEINEGECVAIVGTSGAGKSTLMTLLAGLDVPTSGDVHLMGHALSGLDEEKRAAIRSDSVGFVFQSFLLIPSLTAIENVTLPCLLKGEDEDRTRAQELLDSVGLSNRIDHLPSQLSGGEQQRVALARAFMIKPKVLFADEPTGNLDQHTAEKIIEILFELNQKHGTTLVLVTHDPDLAARCDKTFHMQAGKLEK